The region ATCAATTCCTGTAGGAAACTTGGTCACATGAATGATCTAGAATTTTTTCTAAAATGGAAACATTATCTTTTCTCCATAGCATATCGCATTACTGGTAGTTATGTGGATGCCGAAGACATTGTCCAGGAGAGTTATCTTAGATGGCTCTCCATAGAAAAGACTAATATTCAAAACCATAAATCATACCTAGGAAGTATAACCGCGAGGCTTGCTTTTGATCTTTTAAAAAAAGCATCCAGGAAAAAAGAAACGTACATTGGACCATACTTACCAGAACCAATTCCAGAAATAAGAGAAGATTTGGATCATGAAAAAGTTAATTTTGCTTTTCTAGTCATTTTAGAAACTTTAAATCCAACAGAAAGAGCAGTATTCATATTACGAGAGTTATTCGATTTTGATTATGAATTCATTTCTAATATTGTTGGAAAAAATTCTGAAAATTGTAGGCAAATTTTAAGTCGTGCTCGTATTGCTATCCAATCCCGGAAAAAAAAGTTCGAGCCAGATCCCAAACTCCATTCCCAATTATTACTCGAGTTCAGTTTTGCTTGTTATAATCAAGACACAAAAGCTCTGACGAAATTACTAAAAGAAGATGTGATTGCTTATTCTGATGGAGGAGGCAAAGTTCATGCTGCGAGAATTCCTGTCCCTGGAGTCCGAAGAGTTTTATCTTTACTCATCAGAACAACACAAAAAGCAACAAAATCCACAGAAATCTATTTTGGTTACGCCAATGGTTCCCCTGCGCTCA is a window of Leptospira kanakyensis DNA encoding:
- a CDS encoding sigma-70 family RNA polymerase sigma factor, with the translated sequence MNDLEFFLKWKHYLFSIAYRITGSYVDAEDIVQESYLRWLSIEKTNIQNHKSYLGSITARLAFDLLKKASRKKETYIGPYLPEPIPEIREDLDHEKVNFAFLVILETLNPTERAVFILRELFDFDYEFISNIVGKNSENCRQILSRARIAIQSRKKKFEPDPKLHSQLLLEFSFACYNQDTKALTKLLKEDVIAYSDGGGKVHAARIPVPGVRRVLSLLIRTTQKATKSTEIYFGYANGSPALIGYSEDEPIIVQIFTTRENKIDIIFNLVNPDKLKAFQNKENLLKLGYLRKPKLWEWALLFVRRWIS